A part of Rhodamnia argentea isolate NSW1041297 chromosome 8, ASM2092103v1, whole genome shotgun sequence genomic DNA contains:
- the LOC115735286 gene encoding lysosomal Pro-X carboxypeptidase-like → MTTIPGMSSHCCLWIALIFLSASVATAHNLDHVDIPKLRMSRPEFLRDPASTAQASVSKDFATFFYNQTLDHFNYRPESYTAFNQRYVVNSKYWGGAESGAPIFAFLGAEAPIDGDIGNAGFLTDNAPQFRALLVYIEHRFYGESIPYGMTFAKALGDANNRGYFSSAQALADYAEILTYLKQKLKAEHSPIIVFGGSYGGMLASWFRLKYPHVALGALASSAPILYFDDIVPQDAYFSVVAKSFLESSSSCHQTIRQSWEEIDRAASEPHGLTKLTKTFKTCSPLKSSSELKKYLRTLYAQVVQYNDPSAQPLKLMCDAINGASPRNGLLRKIFAGLVAINGNLTCYVNSPTSATLAQTLLGWSWQTCSEMVIPMGITRNTMFPPKPFNLNSFSNACKRVFRVAPRPHWITTYFGGHDIKLILWRFASNIIFSNGLQDPYSSGGVLKNISSTIVAIHTAKGSHTLDILGAKKSDPDWLVEQRKTEVEIMKMWLATYYVDLRTFKN, encoded by the exons ATGACTACAATCCCCGGAATGTCTTCACACTGTTGCCTCTGGATCGCTCTGATATTTCTCTCAGCTTCTGTTGCTACTGCACATAACTTAGACCATGTCGATATCCCGAAGCTGAGGATGTCCCGTCCCGAGTTCTTGCGAGACCCGGCAAGCACAGCTCAAGCTTCCGTCTCAAAGGACTTTGCAACTTTCTTCTACAACCAAACCCTCGATCATTTCAACTATAGACCAGAAAGTTACACTGCCTTCAATCAAAGATACGTGGTCAATTCCAAGTACTGGGGCGGCGCGGAATCTGGCGCGCCGATCTTCGCCTTTCTCGGCGCAGAAGCACCGATCGATGGCGACATAGGTAATGCCGGGTTCCTCACAGATAATGCTCCTCAATTTAGAGCATTACTGGTATACATAGAG CATCGGTTTTATGGAGAATCAATCCCATATGGAATGACATTTGCCAAAGCCCTTGGTGATGCCAACAACCGCGGATATTTCAGCTCCGCCCAAGCGCTCGCCGATTACGCGGAAATCCTCACATACTTGAAGCAGAAATTGAAAGCCGAACATTCTCCGATAATTGTTTTCGGAGGATCATATGGGGGAA TGTTAGCTTCATGGTTTCGGCTGAAGTATCCTCATGTGGCACTCGGAGCTTTAGCTTCATCCGCCCCTATTCTTTACTTTGACGACATCGTTCCTCAAGATGCATACTTTTCGGTAGTTGCGAAAAGCTTTTTG GAAAGTAGTTCTTCTTGCCACCAAACGATAAGACAATCCTGGGAAGAAATTGATAGAGCTGCTTCTGAGCCTCATGGTCTCACGAAGTTGACCAAAACCTTCAAAACTTGcag TCCATTGAAAAGTTCATCAGAGCTCAAGAAGTACCTGAGAACACTGTACGCACAAGTTGTTCAGTACAACGATCCATCCGCACAACCCTTGAAACTTATGTGCGACGCCATTAATGGAGCTTCTCCAAGAAACGGCCTTCTGCGGAAGATCTTTGCAGGCCTTGTTGCCATCAATGGCAACTTAACATGCTACGTCAATTCACCCACTTCTGCTACATTAGCTCAAACTCTTCTGGGGTGGTCTTGGCAG ACATGCAGTGAGATGGTGATCCCTATGGGCATTACCAGAAACACTATGTTTCCACCAAAACCTTTCAATCTAAATAGCTTCAGCAACGCCTGCAAAAGGGTGTTCCGCGTCGCGCCTCGGCCGCATTGGATCACCACCTATTTCGGTGGTCAT GACATAAAACTTATTCTGTGGAGGTTTGCTAGCAACATAATTTTCTCCAATGGACTTCAAGATCCTTACAGCAGCGGCGG GGTCCTGAAGAATATTTCTAGTACCATTGTCGCCATCCACACAGCCAAAG GTTCTCACACTTTAGACATACTCGGAGCAAAAAAGAGCGATCCGGATTGGTTGGTCGAACAGCGCAAAACCGAGGTTGAGATTATGAAAATGTGGCTCGCGACATACTATGTGGATCTCCGcactttcaaaaattga
- the LOC115735526 gene encoding aspartic proteinase 36, which yields MAAAAGFLIAVAALASAAAVCGGFPAAMTLERAFPVRGHAEMSQLIARDRARHGRMLQSSTGVVDFPVAGSFNPFAVGLYYTKVQLGNPAKDYYVQIDTGSDVLWVSCSSCSGCPGKSGLPIQLNSFDPSSSKTASMISCSDKLCVQGVQSSDSGCSSQKNSCSFSFQYGDGSGASGYYVSDQFHFDTMLGGSQTANSSASVVFGCGTAVSGELTKTDRAVAGIFGFGQQSMSVVSQLASQGVTPKVFSHCLSGDGNGGGILVLGEIVEPNIVYSPLVPSQPHYNLNLLSISVGGQQLAIDSSVFSTSSSQGTIIDSGTTLAYLAEGAYDTFVTAIANAVSQTAQSYPTQGNYCYLITSSVTDAFPQVSLNFEGGASMVLSATEYMLQQQSGGGTEVWCIGFSKVQGQDITILGDLVLQNKIIVYDLAGQRIGWANYDCSLSVNVSTTSNTGTNEYVNAGQLSDNSSPRSTPYQSLPPIMIVMLGILLLL from the exons ATGGCGGCGGCAGCCGGGTTCTTGATTGCCGTCGCGGCGCTggcgtcggcggcggcggtgtgCGGCGGATTCCCGGCGGCGATGACGCTGGAGCGGGCTTTTCCCGTGAGGGGTCACGCGGAGATGAGTCAACTCATTGCTCGGGACAGAGCCAGGCACGGCAGGATGTTGCAGTCTTCCACCGGGGTCGTTGATTTTCCCGTCGCCGGCTCTTTCAATCCTTTCGCTGTTGG GCTTTATTACACAAAAGTGCAACTGGGTAACCCTGCAAAAGATTACTACGTACAGATTGATACAGGAAGTGATGTTCTGTGGGTTAGTTGTAGTTCCTGCAGTGGCTGTCCCGGGAAAAGTGGACTTCCT ATTCAGCTCAATTCATTCGATCCGTCTAGCTCAAAGACGGCTTCGATGATCTCTTGCTCTGACAAACTTTGCGTCCAAGGGGTTCAGTCGTCGGACTCAGGCTGCTCTTCACAGAAGAACTCTTGCAGTTTCTCGTTCCAATATGGAGACGGTAGTGGGGCGTCAGGTTATTATGTGTCTGACCAGTTCCATTTCGACACGATGTTGGGGGGCTCTCAGACTGCTAATTCCTCAGCTTCTGTTGTCTTTGG GTGTGGCACGGCAGTAAGTGGGGAATTGACGAAAACGGATAGGGCAGTTGCTGGGATTTTTGGGTTCGGGCAGCAGAGTATGTCTGTTGTTTCTCAGCTGGCTTCACAGGGAGTAACACCCAAAGTGTTCTCACATTGCTTGAGCGGAGATGGGAACGGTGGGGGCATATTAGTCCTTGGCGAAATTGTTGAGCCAAATATAGTCTATAGTCCGCTCGTCCCGTCACA GCCTCATTACAATTTGAATCTGCTAAGCATTTCGGTGGGTGGGCAACAACTGGCTATTGACTCGTCAGTATTTTCAACATCAAGCAGCCAAGGGACTATAATAGATTCAGGGACGACACTGGCATACCTTGCCGAAGGAGCTTATGACACTTTCGTTACCGCC ATTGCGAACGCTGTTTCTCAGACTGCTCAAAGTTATCCTACCCAGGGAAATTACTGTTACCTCATCACATCAAG TGTCACGGATGCATTCCCTCAAGTTAGCTTGAATTTTGAAGGAGGGGCTTCCATGGTACTAAGTGCTACGGAGTATATGTTGCAGCAGCAATCAGGG GGTGGTACCGAAGTATGGTGCATTGGCTTTTCAAAAGTTCAGGGGCAAGACATTACAATTCTAGGAG ACCTTGTTCTACAAAACAAAATCATCGTCTACGATTTGGCTGGGCAACGGATCGGATGGGCCAATTATGATT GTTCACTGTCCGTGAATGTGTCAACAACTAGCAACACCGGTACAAACGAATACGTTAACGCGGGACAGCTGAGTGATAATAGCTCACCTAGAAGCACGCCTTACCAATCGTTACCGCCGATCATGATAGTAATGCTCGGCATTCTCCTGTTGCTATAG
- the LOC115735487 gene encoding magnesium transporter MRS2-11, chloroplastic yields MALNPPFPQGLRFSFRSPSPSSHHHYHLLFPDFSACSHLLLHCPSWPQLHLAPRKSRACPSRARCVPGSAEEGRWSDSETLVSDGDDGDGRVPGVDGSSPRRTATASSSSDYSSIGIREPVYEVVEVKSNGMISSRKINRRHLLKSSGLRPRDIRSVDPSLWLINSMPSLLVRENAILLNLGSLRAIAMPERVFLFNYNSRGGKAFIDSLLPRLNPNMNGGHCMPFELEVVEAALVSRIQRYEQRLMNVEPRVLSLLEVLPNRLTADILEELRLSKQTLVELGSRAGALKQMLLDLLEDPHEIRRISIMGRNCTLTKGNDNVECSVPLEKQIAEEEEEEIEMLLENYLQRCESCHGQAERLLDSAKEMEDSIAVNLSSRRLEVSRVELLLQVGAFCVAVGALVAGIFGMNLKSYLEEHVFAFWLTTAGIIFGAVVAFFLMYAYLKARKIL; encoded by the exons ATGGCGCTGAATCCTCCGTTCCCGCAGGGCCTCCGGTTCTCGTTCCGCTCTCCTTCTCCCTCGTCCCACCACCACTACCACCTCCTCTTCCCCGACTTCAGCGCCTGCTCTCACCTCCTCCTCCACTGCCCTTCGTGGCCGCAGCTCCATCTCGCGCCGCGGAAGAGCAGGGCGTGCCCGTCCCGAGCGAGGTGCGTCCCCGGATCGGCGGAGGAAGGCCGGTGGAGCGACTCGGAAACCTTGGTCTCCGACGGCGACGATGGCGACGGCAGGGTCCCCGGCGTGGACGGGAGCAGTCCGCGGAGGACGGCGACCGCGTCCTCGTCCAGCGATTATTCGTCTATTGGGATTCGCGAACCGGTCTACGAG GTGGTAGAAGTGAAGTCAAACGGGATGATatcttctcggaagatcaacAGACGGCACTTGTTGAAGTCAAGTG GCCTTCGTCCGAGAGATATACGAAGTGTTGATCCATCACTCTGGCTGATAAATTCGATGCCTTCTTTGCTG GTCCGTGAGAATGCCATTCTCCTTAATTTGGGATCATTACGGGCAATAGCAATGCCAGAACGTGTGTTCTTATTTAACTATAACAG TAGAGGAGGAAAAGCCTTCATAGACTCATTGTTGCCTCGATTAAACCCCAATATGAATGGAGGGCACTGTATGCCTTTTGAGCTTGAG GTTGTTGAAGCAGCCTTGGTTTCACGCATTCAACGTTACGAGCAAAGACTGATGAATGTAGAACCTCGT GTTCTATCTTTGCTTGAGGTTTTACCCAACAGATTGACAGCTGATATCCTGGAGGAACTCCGTCTTAGCAAGCAGACTTTG GTTGAACTGGGTTCGAGAGCTGGGGCTCTGAAGCAGATGCTCCTCGATCTTCTGGAGGATCCTCATGAGATACGCCGCATTTCTATTATGGGAAGAAATTGCACACTTACAAAAGGGAATGATAACGTGGAATGTTCTGTTCCTCTTGAAAAACAGATTGCTGAGG aagaggaggaagaaattgAGATGCTTCTGGAAAACTACCTGCAAAG GTGTGAATCTTGTCATGGTCAAGCTGAAAGACTCCTTGATTCTGCCAAAGAAATGGAAGACTCTATTGCTGTCAATTTAAG CTCTCGGAGGCTTGAAGTCAGTAGGGTGGAGTTGCTGCTTCAGGTTGGAGCATTTTGTGTGGCAGTTGGTGCGTTGGTTGCAG GTATTTTTGGCATGAATCTGAAGTCCTATCTAGAAGAGCATGTG TTTGCATTTTGGCTGACAACTGCTGGAATTATTTTTGGTGCTGTCGTGGCTTTCTTCCTTATGTATGCATATCTCAAGGCAAGGAAAATACTGTAA
- the LOC115735435 gene encoding protein SAAL1 isoform X1, translating to MAVDLESALQDEEEEEEEEHALDEDAPAHHPVAPPDESFELSTTVDPSYIISLIRKLLPPYQTYNSCSSGVEGNNSQKSNLDLIEEKLAPPDSTRVQGSAKEPSEIMDIIDDNKESACEEGKVDGESGCRNELPTASVVEEVWEGNGCILWDLAASQTHAELMVENLVLDVLLANPTVPQSARVREICLGIIGNLACHEVLMRHIVSTKGLVDAIVDQLFLDDTQCLCEACRFLTLAIQGNESNIWAEALLSDHVIRRLLWIAENTLNPLLIEKCVGLLLTISESQLVAPILLPPLVDIGLPNILFELLAYEMSQLTSEKSPERYPVLDVILRAIEALSVMDDHSHKISSNKELIGLVCDLVKLPDKMEIADSCVTAAVLMANIMSDVTNLATEMSQDLPFLQGLLGILPFAANDIEARNALWSIIVQLLVHIKESETGFSSLYQYVSVLASKCDMIEEDLLDHQTDSFIKHGSTDGCETKSNVIMALERMASLLHQWKTLKDNADENSLSGKHHVDGSLVDKLLHCCERYIGMLILPGN from the exons ATGGCGGTCGACTTGGAATCGGCTCTTCAagacgaagaggaggaggaggaggaggagcacgCGCTGGACGAAGATGCGCCGGCTCATCATCCCGTCGCACCTCCCGACGAG TCATTTGAACTCTCAACAACAGTTGATCCCAGCTACATAATTTCCCTCATACGAAAGCTTCTACCACCCTATCAGACATATAACTCTTGCTCCAGTGGAGTTGAGGGAAACAATTCCCAGAAGTCTAACTTGGATCTGATTGAGGAAAAGCTGGCCCCACCAGATAGTACGAGAGTGCAAGGTTCAGCAAAAGAGCCTTCTGAAATAATGGACATTATTGATGACAACAAGGAATCTGCCTGTGAAGAAGGAAAAGTTGATGGAGAGTCAGGTTGCAGAAATGAATTGCCCACAGCTTCTGTAGTAGAAGAGGTTTGGGAAGGAAATGGTTGCATTCTGTGGGACCTTGCTGCAAGCCAAACTCATGCAGAACTCATG GTTGAGAACCTTGTCTTGGACGTGCTTTTGGCAAACCCGACAGTCCCCCAATCCGCTAGGGTTAGG GAGATTTGTCTTGGAATTATAGGAAATCTTGCTTGCCATGAGGTTCTCATGAGGCACATAGTTTCTACTAAAGGGCTCGTTGATGCAATTGTGGATCAACTGTTTTTGGACGATACACAATGTTTGTGTGAAGCTTGCCG GTTTTTGACATTGGCTATTCAAGGTAATGAAAGCAATATTTGGGCAGAGGCTTTGCTCTCTGACCATGTTATTCGTCGTCTTCTTTGGATTGCAGAGAACACCTTGAATCCACTGCTTATAGAAAAG TGTGTTGGGCTACTTTTAACGATCTCAGAAAGTCAACTGGTTGCGCcaattcttcttcctcctttggtTGATATTGGCCTGCCAAATATACTCTTCGAACTTCTGGCTTATGAGATGAGCCAACTAACAAGTGAAAAAAGCCCCGAAAG ATACCCTGTGCTCGATGTAATTCTCCGAGCAATTGAGGCATTGTCTGTGATGGATGATCATTCTCACAAAATCTCGTCAAATAAGGAACTCATTGGACTTGTTTGTGACCTGGTCAAACTTCCTGATAAGATGGAG ATTGCCGATTCTTGTGTTACTGCAGCAGTTCTGATGGCAAACATTATGTCTGATGTCACCAACCTAGCTACAGAGATGTCACAAG ATTTGCCCTTTTTACAGGGTTTGCTTGGTATACTACCATTTGCTGCAAATGACATAGAAGCACGGAATGCTCTGTGGAGTATTATTGTCCAATTGTTGGTTCATATTAAGGAAAGTGAAACGGGATTCTCCAGTTTGTATCAATATGTGTCAGTTCTTGCGAGCAAGTGTGATATGATCGAGGAAGATCTTTTGGACCATCAAACAGATTCATTCATTAAACATGGAAGCACTGATGGTTGTGAGACTAAATCAAATGTCATTATGGCC CTTGAACGGATGGCTAGTTTATTACACCAGTGGAAAACTTTGAAGGATAATGCTGACGAGAACAGTTTGTCAGGAAAGCATCATGTTGATGGATCCTTGGTTGATAAGTTGCTTCACTGCTGTGAAAGATATAT TGGTATGTTAATCCTACCAGGTAATTGA
- the LOC115735435 gene encoding protein SAAL1 isoform X4: MAVDLESALQDEEEEEEEEHALDEDAPAHHPVAPPDESFELSTTVDPSYIISLIRKLLPPYQTYNSCSSGVEGNNSQKSNLDLIEEKLAPPDSTRVQGSAKEPSEIMDIIDDNKESACEEGKVDGESGCRNELPTASVVEEVWEGNGCILWDLAASQTHAELMVENLVLDVLLANPTVPQSARVREICLGIIGNLACHEVLMRHIVSTKGLVDAIVDQLFLDDTQCLCEACRFLTLAIQGNESNIWAEALLSDHVIRRLLWIAENTLNPLLIEKCVGLLLTISESQLVAPILLPPLVDIGLPNILFELLAYEMSQLTSEKSPERYPVLDVILRAIEALSVMDDHSHKISSNKELIGLVCDLVKLPDKMEIADSCVTAAVLMANIMSDVTNLATEMSQGFAWYTTICCK, translated from the exons ATGGCGGTCGACTTGGAATCGGCTCTTCAagacgaagaggaggaggaggaggaggagcacgCGCTGGACGAAGATGCGCCGGCTCATCATCCCGTCGCACCTCCCGACGAG TCATTTGAACTCTCAACAACAGTTGATCCCAGCTACATAATTTCCCTCATACGAAAGCTTCTACCACCCTATCAGACATATAACTCTTGCTCCAGTGGAGTTGAGGGAAACAATTCCCAGAAGTCTAACTTGGATCTGATTGAGGAAAAGCTGGCCCCACCAGATAGTACGAGAGTGCAAGGTTCAGCAAAAGAGCCTTCTGAAATAATGGACATTATTGATGACAACAAGGAATCTGCCTGTGAAGAAGGAAAAGTTGATGGAGAGTCAGGTTGCAGAAATGAATTGCCCACAGCTTCTGTAGTAGAAGAGGTTTGGGAAGGAAATGGTTGCATTCTGTGGGACCTTGCTGCAAGCCAAACTCATGCAGAACTCATG GTTGAGAACCTTGTCTTGGACGTGCTTTTGGCAAACCCGACAGTCCCCCAATCCGCTAGGGTTAGG GAGATTTGTCTTGGAATTATAGGAAATCTTGCTTGCCATGAGGTTCTCATGAGGCACATAGTTTCTACTAAAGGGCTCGTTGATGCAATTGTGGATCAACTGTTTTTGGACGATACACAATGTTTGTGTGAAGCTTGCCG GTTTTTGACATTGGCTATTCAAGGTAATGAAAGCAATATTTGGGCAGAGGCTTTGCTCTCTGACCATGTTATTCGTCGTCTTCTTTGGATTGCAGAGAACACCTTGAATCCACTGCTTATAGAAAAG TGTGTTGGGCTACTTTTAACGATCTCAGAAAGTCAACTGGTTGCGCcaattcttcttcctcctttggtTGATATTGGCCTGCCAAATATACTCTTCGAACTTCTGGCTTATGAGATGAGCCAACTAACAAGTGAAAAAAGCCCCGAAAG ATACCCTGTGCTCGATGTAATTCTCCGAGCAATTGAGGCATTGTCTGTGATGGATGATCATTCTCACAAAATCTCGTCAAATAAGGAACTCATTGGACTTGTTTGTGACCTGGTCAAACTTCCTGATAAGATGGAG ATTGCCGATTCTTGTGTTACTGCAGCAGTTCTGATGGCAAACATTATGTCTGATGTCACCAACCTAGCTACAGAGATGTCACAAG GGTTTGCTTGGTATACTACCATTTGCTGCAAATGA
- the LOC115735435 gene encoding protein SAAL1 isoform X2, which produces MAVDLESALQDEEEEEEEEHALDEDAPAHHPVAPPDESFELSTTVDPSYIISLIRKLLPPYQTYNSCSSGVEGNNSQKSNLDLIEEKLAPPDSTRVQGSAKEPSEIMDIIDDNKESACEEGKVDGESGCRNELPTASVVEEVWEGNGCILWDLAASQTHAELMVENLVLDVLLANPTVPQSARVREICLGIIGNLACHEVLMRHIVSTKGLVDAIVDQLFLDDTQCLCEACRFLTLAIQGNESNIWAEALLSDHVIRRLLWIAENTLNPLLIEKCVGLLLTISESQLVAPILLPPLVDIGLPNILFELLAYEMSQLTSEKSPERYPVLDVILRAIEALSVMDDHSHKISSNKELIGLVCDLVKLPDKMEIADSCVTAAVLMANIMSDVTNLATEMSQDLPFLQGLLGILPFAANDIEARNALWSIIVQLLVHIKESETGFSSLYQYVSVLASKCDMIEEDLLDHQTDSFIKHGSTDGCETKSNVIMALERMASLLHQWKTLKDNADENSLSGKHHVDGSLVDKLLHCCERYINCLFMVC; this is translated from the exons ATGGCGGTCGACTTGGAATCGGCTCTTCAagacgaagaggaggaggaggaggaggagcacgCGCTGGACGAAGATGCGCCGGCTCATCATCCCGTCGCACCTCCCGACGAG TCATTTGAACTCTCAACAACAGTTGATCCCAGCTACATAATTTCCCTCATACGAAAGCTTCTACCACCCTATCAGACATATAACTCTTGCTCCAGTGGAGTTGAGGGAAACAATTCCCAGAAGTCTAACTTGGATCTGATTGAGGAAAAGCTGGCCCCACCAGATAGTACGAGAGTGCAAGGTTCAGCAAAAGAGCCTTCTGAAATAATGGACATTATTGATGACAACAAGGAATCTGCCTGTGAAGAAGGAAAAGTTGATGGAGAGTCAGGTTGCAGAAATGAATTGCCCACAGCTTCTGTAGTAGAAGAGGTTTGGGAAGGAAATGGTTGCATTCTGTGGGACCTTGCTGCAAGCCAAACTCATGCAGAACTCATG GTTGAGAACCTTGTCTTGGACGTGCTTTTGGCAAACCCGACAGTCCCCCAATCCGCTAGGGTTAGG GAGATTTGTCTTGGAATTATAGGAAATCTTGCTTGCCATGAGGTTCTCATGAGGCACATAGTTTCTACTAAAGGGCTCGTTGATGCAATTGTGGATCAACTGTTTTTGGACGATACACAATGTTTGTGTGAAGCTTGCCG GTTTTTGACATTGGCTATTCAAGGTAATGAAAGCAATATTTGGGCAGAGGCTTTGCTCTCTGACCATGTTATTCGTCGTCTTCTTTGGATTGCAGAGAACACCTTGAATCCACTGCTTATAGAAAAG TGTGTTGGGCTACTTTTAACGATCTCAGAAAGTCAACTGGTTGCGCcaattcttcttcctcctttggtTGATATTGGCCTGCCAAATATACTCTTCGAACTTCTGGCTTATGAGATGAGCCAACTAACAAGTGAAAAAAGCCCCGAAAG ATACCCTGTGCTCGATGTAATTCTCCGAGCAATTGAGGCATTGTCTGTGATGGATGATCATTCTCACAAAATCTCGTCAAATAAGGAACTCATTGGACTTGTTTGTGACCTGGTCAAACTTCCTGATAAGATGGAG ATTGCCGATTCTTGTGTTACTGCAGCAGTTCTGATGGCAAACATTATGTCTGATGTCACCAACCTAGCTACAGAGATGTCACAAG ATTTGCCCTTTTTACAGGGTTTGCTTGGTATACTACCATTTGCTGCAAATGACATAGAAGCACGGAATGCTCTGTGGAGTATTATTGTCCAATTGTTGGTTCATATTAAGGAAAGTGAAACGGGATTCTCCAGTTTGTATCAATATGTGTCAGTTCTTGCGAGCAAGTGTGATATGATCGAGGAAGATCTTTTGGACCATCAAACAGATTCATTCATTAAACATGGAAGCACTGATGGTTGTGAGACTAAATCAAATGTCATTATGGCC CTTGAACGGATGGCTAGTTTATTACACCAGTGGAAAACTTTGAAGGATAATGCTGACGAGAACAGTTTGTCAGGAAAGCATCATGTTGATGGATCCTTGGTTGATAAGTTGCTTCACTGCTGTGAAAGATATATCAA CTGCTTGTTCATGGTATGTTAA
- the LOC115735435 gene encoding protein SAAL1 isoform X3: protein MAVDLESALQDEEEEEEEEHALDEDAPAHHPVAPPDESFELSTTVDPSYIISLIRKLLPPYQTYNSCSSGVEGNNSQKSNLDLIEEKLAPPDSTRVQGSAKEPSEIMDIIDDNKESACEEGKVDGESGCRNELPTASVVEEVWEGNGCILWDLAASQTHAELMVENLVLDVLLANPTVPQSARVREICLGIIGNLACHEVLMRHIVSTKGLVDAIVDQLFLDDTQCLCEACRFLTLAIQGNESNIWAEALLSDHVIRRLLWIAENTLNPLLIEKCVGLLLTISESQLVAPILLPPLVDIGLPNILFELLAYEMSQLTSEKSPERYPVLDVILRAIEALSVMDDHSHKISSNKELIGLVCDLVKLPDKMEIADSCVTAAVLMANIMSDVTNLATEMSQDLPFLQGLLGILPFAANDIEARNALWSIIVQLLVHIKESETGFSSLYQYVSVLASKCDMIEEDLLDHQTDSFIKHGSTDGCETKSNVIMALERMASLLHQWKTLKDNADENSLSGKHHVDGSLVDKLLHCCERYIK from the exons ATGGCGGTCGACTTGGAATCGGCTCTTCAagacgaagaggaggaggaggaggaggagcacgCGCTGGACGAAGATGCGCCGGCTCATCATCCCGTCGCACCTCCCGACGAG TCATTTGAACTCTCAACAACAGTTGATCCCAGCTACATAATTTCCCTCATACGAAAGCTTCTACCACCCTATCAGACATATAACTCTTGCTCCAGTGGAGTTGAGGGAAACAATTCCCAGAAGTCTAACTTGGATCTGATTGAGGAAAAGCTGGCCCCACCAGATAGTACGAGAGTGCAAGGTTCAGCAAAAGAGCCTTCTGAAATAATGGACATTATTGATGACAACAAGGAATCTGCCTGTGAAGAAGGAAAAGTTGATGGAGAGTCAGGTTGCAGAAATGAATTGCCCACAGCTTCTGTAGTAGAAGAGGTTTGGGAAGGAAATGGTTGCATTCTGTGGGACCTTGCTGCAAGCCAAACTCATGCAGAACTCATG GTTGAGAACCTTGTCTTGGACGTGCTTTTGGCAAACCCGACAGTCCCCCAATCCGCTAGGGTTAGG GAGATTTGTCTTGGAATTATAGGAAATCTTGCTTGCCATGAGGTTCTCATGAGGCACATAGTTTCTACTAAAGGGCTCGTTGATGCAATTGTGGATCAACTGTTTTTGGACGATACACAATGTTTGTGTGAAGCTTGCCG GTTTTTGACATTGGCTATTCAAGGTAATGAAAGCAATATTTGGGCAGAGGCTTTGCTCTCTGACCATGTTATTCGTCGTCTTCTTTGGATTGCAGAGAACACCTTGAATCCACTGCTTATAGAAAAG TGTGTTGGGCTACTTTTAACGATCTCAGAAAGTCAACTGGTTGCGCcaattcttcttcctcctttggtTGATATTGGCCTGCCAAATATACTCTTCGAACTTCTGGCTTATGAGATGAGCCAACTAACAAGTGAAAAAAGCCCCGAAAG ATACCCTGTGCTCGATGTAATTCTCCGAGCAATTGAGGCATTGTCTGTGATGGATGATCATTCTCACAAAATCTCGTCAAATAAGGAACTCATTGGACTTGTTTGTGACCTGGTCAAACTTCCTGATAAGATGGAG ATTGCCGATTCTTGTGTTACTGCAGCAGTTCTGATGGCAAACATTATGTCTGATGTCACCAACCTAGCTACAGAGATGTCACAAG ATTTGCCCTTTTTACAGGGTTTGCTTGGTATACTACCATTTGCTGCAAATGACATAGAAGCACGGAATGCTCTGTGGAGTATTATTGTCCAATTGTTGGTTCATATTAAGGAAAGTGAAACGGGATTCTCCAGTTTGTATCAATATGTGTCAGTTCTTGCGAGCAAGTGTGATATGATCGAGGAAGATCTTTTGGACCATCAAACAGATTCATTCATTAAACATGGAAGCACTGATGGTTGTGAGACTAAATCAAATGTCATTATGGCC CTTGAACGGATGGCTAGTTTATTACACCAGTGGAAAACTTTGAAGGATAATGCTGACGAGAACAGTTTGTCAGGAAAGCATCATGTTGATGGATCCTTGGTTGATAAGTTGCTTCACTGCTGTGAAAGATATATCAA GTAA